From the Fusobacterium ulcerans ATCC 49185 genome, the window TAAACTTAGCAACAAGAGAAATGATGGTGACAGAAGAAAAGAAAGTTATTAAATTTAGACCTAGAATGAAAATGATAGATAAAGTAAATGAGCTCAATACTCTCATAGAGGAGGAATATGAACACTAGAGAATTTGTATCATATTACAAGAAATTGAGAAAAGAACAGGATGAGACAGTAGAATATGAAGAAGCAAGGGAAGAGATAGAAGAAATATTTAATCTTATAGCAGAAGTAACAGCTATGGATGAAGAGGTAAAATTTAAAAATAAAGGAACATTTTCACTTTTAAAAAGAAAAAAGAGAAGAATAGGCAGTCCAACTTCAAAAGAAGTAAGAGAAATAGTTCCTAAAAAAACAATAAAGTTTGTACAGTCAAAAGTTTTGGAAATAAATTAAGAGATAAGAAGTTTTGGAGGGAAGATGAGTAAGTGGATAATGATTTATGATAAGTGTTATCAAGAGTTAATTCAAGAAATAAGGAATGTAAGAGTAGAAAAATATACTCAAAAAGAATTTTCTAGAGAGTTAGGGATAACACAAAA encodes:
- a CDS encoding HU family DNA-binding protein, yielding MNTREFVSYYKKLRKEQDETVEYEEAREEIEEIFNLIAEVTAMDEEVKFKNKGTFSLLKRKKRRIGSPTSKEVREIVPKKTIKFVQSKVLEIN